One window of Dehalobacterium formicoaceticum genomic DNA carries:
- a CDS encoding type III-B CRISPR-associated protein Cas10/Cmr2, which yields MRRYLFIFSITPVQGFIEQSRKTQDLYSGSAILSYLCRQAIMIVKEKWQGEIVFPNVKSRSLPNRFLAIVQEDTEENLKELGLALEKEIYKKLEEVFEYCLGIFGIPKPSGSWQQIKSYFHFYWVFDPMDAGYTQAYKTIESHLGQTKIRSFSPLREDGEENAH from the coding sequence ATGAGAAGGTATCTATTTATTTTTTCAATTACGCCTGTGCAGGGGTTTATTGAACAATCAAGAAAAACGCAGGATTTATATTCTGGAAGTGCGATTCTTTCCTATCTTTGCCGTCAGGCTATCATGATAGTAAAAGAGAAGTGGCAAGGAGAGATCGTATTTCCCAATGTGAAGTCACGATCACTGCCTAATCGCTTTTTAGCTATTGTTCAAGAGGATACGGAAGAAAATTTGAAAGAGCTGGGCCTTGCTTTAGAGAAAGAAATTTATAAGAAACTTGAAGAAGTTTTTGAGTATTGTCTTGGAATTTTCGGTATTCCCAAGCCCTCGGGATCATGGCAGCAGATCAAAAGCTACTTCCATTTTTATTGGGTTTTTGATCCCATGGACGCAGGTTATACGCAGGCCTATAAAACGATTGAAAGTCACTTGGGGCAAACCAAGATTCGCTCCTTTTCTCCTCTCCGGGAGGACGGGGAAGAAAATGCACACTGA
- the cmr1 gene encoding type III-B CRISPR module RAMP protein Cmr1, with product MEKLSFECELISPLFQYGADQNNPEFRAPSMKGVLRYWWRAAQAEANISALRSLEGRIFGGTNTKADLNGKAEGEKSTKQEGRSCFAIRMTHKKVDIRKEAMLPHKKEYKAKANANAIVMYTNFGVEFSFIRMPDEFSPAHLQTLFELTSLLGGMGGRSRRGFGSFRILRCNNLKSEIAELKQEDILPQILSRLNFLSKNKFTLKNEMIQLENNKNASYPYIETIALGKPEQDFRPLLRKISNISHENNSDYTGYGSYGERKRLSSPEYVSIIKGEQGKVWPINTSLHLALEPGFTLRRNDTRKAFREAILS from the coding sequence TTGGAAAAGCTGAGTTTCGAATGTGAACTTATTTCTCCATTGTTCCAGTATGGAGCGGATCAAAATAACCCGGAGTTCAGAGCACCGTCCATGAAGGGTGTTCTACGCTATTGGTGGCGTGCTGCGCAAGCTGAAGCGAATATATCCGCCCTAAGATCACTGGAAGGGCGGATTTTCGGCGGGACAAATACTAAAGCTGATCTGAACGGGAAGGCAGAAGGAGAAAAAAGTACTAAACAAGAAGGAAGAAGCTGTTTTGCGATAAGAATGACACATAAAAAAGTTGATATAAGAAAAGAGGCAATGTTGCCTCATAAAAAAGAATATAAAGCCAAGGCTAATGCCAATGCAATAGTGATGTATACCAATTTTGGAGTAGAATTCTCATTTATCCGTATGCCGGATGAATTCTCTCCAGCCCATTTGCAGACGCTGTTCGAACTAACCTCTTTACTTGGAGGTATGGGCGGACGTAGCCGAAGAGGGTTTGGGAGCTTTCGTATTTTGCGCTGCAATAACCTGAAATCAGAGATTGCTGAACTAAAGCAGGAAGACATACTACCTCAGATTTTAAGCAGACTTAATTTCCTATCTAAAAATAAATTCACCCTAAAAAATGAAATGATTCAACTGGAAAATAACAAAAACGCTTCTTATCCCTATATCGAAACCATCGCATTGGGAAAGCCGGAGCAAGATTTTCGGCCGCTTCTTCGCAAAATTAGTAATATCTCTCATGAGAATAACAGCGACTATACCGGCTATGGTAGCTATGGTGAACGCAAACGATTATCTTCGCCGGAATATGTATCCATCATAAAAGGTGAGCAAGGGAAAGTTTGGCCCATTAATACTTCTTTGCACCTGGCTTTAGAGCCGGGCTTTACTTTAAGGAGAAATGACACGAGAAAAGCGTTTAGAGAGGCGATTTTATCATGA
- the cas6 gene encoding CRISPR-associated endoribonuclease Cas6, whose translation MNLEIYFKPLREPVVLPIHYNQLIQAALYNSIDQELASFLHNKGYRDGTRTFKMFCFSLIQGAYQMDRIKKTIAFEGEIKLTVSSPLQDFCQSLVNVLLSKGVMRIGARELAIDRINVRQYEVQQNKVMVRTLSPVVLYSTLLRADGKKYTVYFQPGETDYTRLFNENLRKKYRALYAAEGPEGEVEIKPVGIQRMKIVSFKNTVIKGYAGKLLLMGANELLQLAVDGGIGSKNSQGFGCVEAADV comes from the coding sequence ATGAATTTAGAGATTTATTTTAAACCCCTAAGGGAACCCGTTGTATTGCCAATTCATTATAATCAATTGATACAAGCAGCCCTTTATAATTCTATCGACCAGGAACTGGCGTCCTTTTTGCATAATAAGGGCTATCGAGACGGAACCCGCACCTTTAAAATGTTCTGCTTTTCTTTAATCCAAGGTGCGTATCAAATGGACAGGATTAAAAAGACCATAGCTTTTGAAGGAGAGATAAAGCTTACCGTATCCTCTCCTTTACAAGATTTTTGTCAGTCATTAGTCAATGTCTTGCTCTCAAAGGGGGTTATGCGTATAGGTGCTCGGGAACTTGCGATTGACAGGATAAATGTCCGTCAATATGAGGTGCAGCAAAATAAGGTTATGGTTAGAACCCTTTCCCCAGTGGTATTGTATAGCACACTGCTTAGAGCTGACGGCAAAAAGTATACAGTATATTTTCAACCGGGGGAGACAGATTATACCCGCTTATTCAATGAAAATCTGCGTAAGAAATACCGGGCTCTTTATGCAGCAGAAGGACCGGAAGGGGAAGTGGAAATCAAACCGGTCGGAATACAAAGGATGAAGATTGTCAGTTTTAAAAACACGGTAATCAAAGGGTATGCCGGTAAGTTGCTTTTAATGGGAGCAAATGAACTGCTTCAACTGGCAGTGGATGGAGGAATCGGAAGTAAGAACAGTCAAGGGTTCGGATGTGTGGAGGCTGCAGACGTTTGA
- a CDS encoding YerC/YecD family TrpR-related protein yields the protein MPGSNIWKDPFVDSLFDAILSLENKEDCFRFFEDLATIGEIKSLAQRWEVAKMLAQDETYSKIVEVTGASTATISRVKRCLFYGADGYKLALEKMESKEKDG from the coding sequence ATGCCCGGAAGTAATATATGGAAGGATCCTTTTGTCGATTCCTTATTTGATGCAATTCTATCCTTGGAAAACAAAGAAGATTGTTTTCGCTTTTTTGAAGATCTGGCCACGATCGGGGAGATTAAATCCCTGGCACAGCGCTGGGAAGTAGCTAAAATGTTGGCCCAGGATGAAACATACAGCAAAATTGTTGAAGTAACCGGGGCGAGTACCGCAACGATCAGCAGGGTAAAACGCTGCTTGTTTTACGGAGCTGACGGTTATAAATTAGCCTTGGAAAAAATGGAGAGCAAGGAAAAGGACGGTTAG
- a CDS encoding lipoate--protein ligase translates to MVDGGIQTKIVRSHSFDPWFNIALEEKLLADLLANEIILYLWQNDNTVVIGRNQNAWKECAWEQLEKDGGKLARRLSGGGAVYHDLGNLNFTFLAPRKYYDIEKQLSVILAALKKLGVNAEFSGRNDLLLDGKKFSGHAYYYQSQAAYHHGTIMVHSQLEKLSKYLNPSKKKIAAKGVESVRSRVTNIGENSKEITISSVTESFIESFSELYQEPSDEVHIHEEASEVMGLYEKFASWDWRFGQSPLFDISLTERFPWGEIDLKLHTINGRIDSCAVYSDAMDEEMIRRISPLLTGCLLEKENLVRALDPLAREVQDSTVIDEIKLWLGSLDL, encoded by the coding sequence ATGGTTGACGGTGGAATACAGACAAAAATTGTCCGCTCACATTCCTTTGATCCCTGGTTTAATATTGCTCTGGAAGAAAAATTGCTCGCTGATCTTTTGGCAAACGAAATCATTCTCTATCTATGGCAAAATGATAATACGGTTGTCATCGGACGTAACCAAAATGCCTGGAAGGAATGTGCCTGGGAGCAGTTGGAAAAAGACGGAGGTAAATTAGCCCGGCGCTTATCCGGCGGCGGAGCGGTTTATCATGATTTGGGCAACTTAAATTTTACCTTTCTGGCGCCCCGCAAATACTATGATATCGAAAAGCAGTTATCGGTAATTTTAGCAGCCTTGAAAAAGCTGGGGGTAAATGCAGAGTTCTCGGGACGCAATGATCTCCTGTTGGACGGGAAAAAATTCTCGGGACATGCCTATTATTATCAAAGCCAAGCTGCTTATCATCATGGGACAATCATGGTACATTCCCAGTTGGAAAAGCTAAGTAAGTATCTGAATCCCTCAAAAAAGAAAATAGCGGCCAAAGGGGTTGAGTCCGTTCGCTCCCGAGTCACAAATATTGGGGAGAACTCAAAGGAAATTACCATATCGTCGGTAACGGAGAGCTTTATAGAGAGCTTCAGTGAGCTTTACCAAGAGCCTTCAGATGAGGTGCATATTCATGAGGAGGCCTCGGAGGTAATGGGGTTGTATGAGAAGTTTGCCTCATGGGATTGGAGATTTGGTCAAAGTCCTCTCTTTGATATTTCATTAACAGAACGTTTTCCTTGGGGTGAAATTGATTTGAAGCTGCACACGATCAATGGCAGAATCGATTCCTGCGCCGTTTATTCCGATGCCATGGATGAAGAAATGATTCGCAGGATTTCCCCTTTATTGACAGGTTGCCTGCTGGAAAAAGAAAATTTGGTTCGTGCCTTGGATCCTTTGGCTCGAGAGGTACAGGACAGTACCGTCATTGATGAAATAAAGCTATGGTTAGGAAGCCTTGATCTCTAA
- the lpdA gene encoding dihydrolipoyl dehydrogenase, whose product MEKDIIIIGGGPGGYVAAIRAAQLGAKVALIEADQIGGTCLNRGCIPTKALYKTAEIMQTLNKSADFGFQLDGFQLKMEKAQERKREVVTRLRTGVDKLLEGNGVEVISGKGSLVDSHTVLVTDGDGNTQSVQGKNILLATGSIPKRITNPGVDLPGVITTNEALELEELPKSMVIIGGGVTGIEFASILQSLGTQVTVVKYSPRILPPIDEEVIKRALISFRKLGFKIETGIKIKEIVQSETGLKVLAEGKKGPQDFAGEMVLLSAGRSINVDGLNLDGIGVAYDEFGIKVNSHYETSVPGIYAIGDVIGGQMLAHVASDEGKTVIEHIFGIETQINYDAVPTCVFSFPEIASVGLTEEETKKRGISYKVSKFMFAANGKALTLGEGDGLVKIIANEATHKILGVHILGPHASDLIHEGALAVTNGLTTADIICTIHAHPTLAESFQEAVLGVEGRAIHMLNK is encoded by the coding sequence ATGGAAAAGGATATCATTATTATTGGTGGTGGCCCGGGAGGATATGTTGCTGCCATTCGAGCAGCTCAATTGGGCGCAAAAGTTGCTTTAATTGAAGCGGATCAAATAGGCGGCACCTGTCTAAACCGAGGATGTATTCCCACGAAAGCTTTGTATAAAACTGCTGAAATCATGCAAACATTAAATAAATCCGCAGATTTTGGCTTTCAATTAGATGGTTTTCAATTGAAGATGGAAAAAGCCCAAGAGCGAAAACGGGAAGTGGTGACGCGTCTGCGCACCGGAGTTGACAAACTTCTGGAAGGAAATGGGGTTGAAGTGATTTCCGGTAAAGGCAGTTTGGTAGACTCCCATACGGTTTTGGTTACCGATGGAGATGGGAATACCCAATCAGTGCAAGGAAAAAATATTTTGCTGGCCACCGGTTCCATTCCTAAAAGAATTACTAATCCCGGCGTAGATTTGCCGGGGGTGATCACCACTAATGAAGCTTTGGAGCTTGAGGAGCTGCCGAAATCCATGGTTATCATTGGGGGCGGAGTGACCGGAATTGAATTTGCTTCCATCCTCCAATCTTTAGGCACCCAGGTAACTGTTGTGAAATATTCACCGCGCATTTTGCCGCCGATCGATGAAGAAGTGATCAAGAGGGCACTGATTTCTTTCCGGAAACTGGGTTTCAAAATTGAAACAGGAATTAAAATAAAGGAAATTGTTCAAAGTGAAACAGGACTGAAAGTTCTAGCTGAAGGGAAAAAAGGTCCCCAGGATTTTGCAGGAGAAATGGTTCTGCTTTCGGCGGGCAGATCCATCAACGTGGACGGTCTTAATTTAGATGGAATCGGCGTGGCTTATGACGAGTTTGGCATAAAGGTAAACAGTCACTATGAAACCTCCGTGCCGGGGATTTATGCCATCGGGGATGTTATTGGCGGGCAGATGCTGGCCCATGTGGCCTCGGATGAAGGCAAGACTGTGATAGAACATATATTTGGTATCGAGACTCAAATCAATTATGATGCGGTCCCTACTTGTGTGTTTTCCTTCCCGGAAATCGCATCTGTAGGGTTGACGGAAGAAGAAACAAAGAAGCGGGGCATATCCTATAAGGTAAGCAAATTTATGTTTGCTGCCAATGGTAAGGCCTTAACCTTGGGGGAAGGTGACGGTTTGGTGAAGATCATCGCCAATGAAGCCACCCATAAAATATTGGGGGTGCATATTTTGGGCCCCCATGCCAGTGACCTGATCCATGAAGGGGCTTTGGCAGTTACCAATGGTTTGACGACAGCTGATATTATCTGTACCATTCATGCCCATCCCACCTTAGCGGAGAGCTTCCAGGAAGCCGTGCTTGGCGTTGAGGGAAGGGCAATTCATATGCTGAATAAATAA
- the gcvPB gene encoding aminomethyl-transferring glycine dehydrogenase subunit GcvPB, with protein MKDKALIFEISRPGRIAYSLPACDVPEGKITEMIPGDLLRDAPPELPEVSELDAVRHFTQLSQRNHGVDSGFYPLGSCTMKYNPKLNEYVSRMDGFLKTHPYQPEETVQGSLELMYNLDQMLSEITGMERVSLQPAAGAHGEMTGLMIIKAYHQHRGDAKRTKMIIPDAAHGTNPASATVVGFDVVEVKSDARGGVDLNALKELMSDEIAGLMLTNPNTLGLFEENIQEISRMIHEAGGLLYYDGANANAIVGITRPGDMGFDVVHLNIHKTFSTPHGGGGPGSGPVGVKKDLVPFLPKPLVEYRDGRYFLDDDRPLSIGKVKAFYGNFNVMVKAFAYIMSMGGDDLKHMSEVAVLNANYIAAKLKDLYLLPYDRICMHECVLSGQNQKNKGVSTLDIAKRLLDFGYHPPTIYFPLIVHEALMIEPTESESKETLDEFIDVMRQIAHEVDTDPEMVKSAPHNTVVGRLDEAAAARNPVLRWKPKN; from the coding sequence ATGAAAGACAAAGCATTAATTTTTGAGATCAGCAGGCCAGGGCGTATTGCTTATTCTCTCCCTGCATGCGATGTACCGGAAGGGAAAATTACAGAGATGATTCCTGGAGATCTGCTGCGTGACGCTCCTCCGGAACTTCCGGAAGTCAGTGAATTGGATGCCGTACGTCACTTTACCCAATTATCCCAACGGAACCATGGCGTGGACTCCGGTTTTTATCCTTTAGGCAGCTGTACCATGAAATATAATCCAAAGCTGAATGAATACGTATCCCGCATGGACGGATTTCTAAAAACCCATCCCTATCAACCGGAAGAAACGGTGCAAGGTTCCTTAGAGCTGATGTATAATTTGGATCAAATGTTATCAGAGATCACCGGGATGGAAAGAGTTTCGCTCCAGCCGGCAGCAGGAGCCCATGGAGAGATGACCGGACTGATGATTATTAAAGCCTATCATCAGCATCGGGGCGATGCGAAGCGTACCAAAATGATTATTCCCGATGCTGCTCATGGTACCAATCCCGCTTCCGCAACAGTTGTTGGGTTCGATGTCGTTGAAGTTAAATCCGATGCCAGAGGCGGAGTGGATTTGAACGCTTTAAAAGAGCTGATGAGTGATGAGATTGCCGGTTTGATGCTGACCAATCCCAACACCTTAGGTCTCTTTGAAGAAAATATTCAGGAAATTTCCCGGATGATCCATGAGGCCGGAGGACTCCTCTACTATGACGGTGCTAATGCCAACGCGATTGTGGGTATTACCAGGCCCGGGGACATGGGTTTTGATGTGGTTCACCTTAATATCCATAAAACCTTTAGTACGCCCCATGGCGGCGGCGGTCCCGGTTCCGGTCCTGTGGGTGTAAAAAAGGATTTGGTGCCATTTTTACCCAAGCCACTCGTAGAATATCGGGACGGCAGGTATTTTCTGGATGATGATCGTCCTTTATCCATCGGTAAGGTAAAAGCTTTTTACGGTAATTTTAATGTCATGGTTAAGGCCTTTGCTTATATTATGAGCATGGGCGGTGATGATCTGAAGCATATGTCCGAAGTTGCTGTGCTCAATGCCAATTATATTGCCGCGAAGCTAAAAGATCTTTATCTTTTGCCCTATGATCGGATTTGTATGCATGAGTGTGTACTATCGGGACAAAACCAGAAGAATAAGGGGGTATCCACTTTGGATATCGCCAAACGTCTTTTAGATTTCGGCTATCATCCGCCGACAATCTATTTTCCTTTGATTGTACATGAGGCCTTAATGATTGAGCCTACGGAATCGGAGAGCAAGGAAACCCTGGATGAATTTATTGATGTGATGCGCCAAATCGCCCATGAGGTGGATACGGATCCTGAAATGGTGAAATCCGCGCCCCATAACACAGTGGTGGGCCGCCTTGACGAAGCCGCTGCCGCGCGCAATCCTGTATTACGCTGGAAACCGAAAAATTAG
- the gcvPA gene encoding aminomethyl-transferring glycine dehydrogenase subunit GcvPA — MSRYISNTPQQQLGMLNDLGLNSTEDLFQDIPQEVRLKRALNLPSALSEMELVKLMAGKAGKNFNLDDYSCFLGAGAYDHFVPSVIDHILSRQEFYTAYTPYQPEISQGTLQSIFEYQTMICELTGMDVANASMYDGASALAEAGIMACQAVKRSEILVAKTVHPESRVVLNTYAKFRDIKVVEIGYDNGQIDLKDLAEKISPDTAAVVVQSPNFFGIIESLQQISDLAHQNKSLFIVSADPISLALLKSPGELGADIVVGEGQPLGNAISFGGPYLGFFAAKDKLMRKMPGRIVGETKDTFGNRGFVLTIQTREQHIRREKATSNICSNQALNALAATIYLTLLGKEGLKEVAELCLNKAHYAFNQLVATGNFQPLFNAPFFKEFALKSLTPVEQLNKKLLDEKIIGGYALGKDYPDLTDGWLIAVTEKRTKEEIDLLAGKAGGEIA; from the coding sequence GTGTCCAGATACATCTCAAATACACCCCAACAGCAGTTGGGGATGTTAAATGACCTGGGACTAAATTCCACCGAGGATCTTTTTCAGGATATTCCTCAAGAAGTGCGTTTAAAGAGGGCATTGAATCTGCCTTCCGCCCTTTCGGAAATGGAATTGGTGAAACTCATGGCCGGGAAAGCAGGAAAAAATTTCAATCTGGATGATTATTCATGTTTTCTGGGAGCAGGTGCCTATGACCATTTTGTGCCCTCTGTGATTGATCATATCCTTTCCCGACAAGAATTCTATACCGCTTATACTCCTTATCAACCGGAAATCAGCCAGGGAACTTTGCAATCCATCTTTGAGTATCAAACCATGATCTGTGAGTTGACAGGAATGGACGTAGCAAATGCTTCCATGTATGATGGAGCCAGCGCTTTGGCGGAGGCAGGGATTATGGCTTGTCAAGCGGTAAAGAGATCTGAAATCTTAGTGGCCAAGACCGTTCATCCGGAAAGTCGAGTCGTGCTGAATACATACGCAAAATTTCGTGACATCAAAGTAGTAGAAATAGGGTATGATAACGGTCAGATTGATCTGAAAGATTTGGCGGAAAAAATCTCGCCGGATACCGCTGCGGTGGTCGTTCAAAGTCCCAACTTTTTTGGGATCATTGAATCCTTGCAGCAAATCAGTGATTTAGCACATCAAAATAAAAGCCTTTTTATTGTTTCAGCGGATCCTATTTCCTTAGCTTTGCTTAAATCCCCTGGAGAGTTAGGGGCAGACATTGTCGTGGGTGAAGGTCAGCCTTTGGGTAATGCTATTAGCTTTGGCGGACCGTATCTGGGATTCTTTGCTGCCAAGGATAAATTAATGAGAAAAATGCCGGGACGAATTGTGGGGGAAACGAAGGATACCTTTGGCAATCGAGGATTTGTACTCACCATTCAGACTAGAGAACAGCATATCCGCCGGGAAAAGGCCACTTCCAATATTTGTTCCAATCAGGCCTTAAATGCCTTGGCAGCTACGATCTATCTTACTTTATTGGGTAAGGAAGGCTTGAAGGAAGTTGCCGAACTTTGCCTGAACAAGGCTCATTATGCTTTTAATCAGCTGGTAGCAACAGGAAATTTCCAACCCTTGTTCAATGCACCGTTCTTTAAGGAATTTGCTCTGAAGAGCCTGACCCCTGTGGAACAACTTAATAAAAAGCTTTTGGATGAAAAAATCATTGGCGGCTATGCCTTAGGTAAAGATTATCCTGATTTGACAGATGGATGGTTAATCGCTGTCACAGAAAAGAGAACGAAAGAAGAAATTGATCTTCTGGCAGGAAAGGCGGGGGGGGAAATAGCATGA
- the gcvH gene encoding glycine cleavage system protein GcvH → MANSNEFKFTETHEWVRVEGNKAYVGITDFAQEHLGEIVFVELPQVGDELSSGGPLGVIESVKAASDVYAPVSGKVVEINEDLLYEPGKINEQASESWLVAIEFNDSSELDGLLDDAAYEKLCQEED, encoded by the coding sequence ATGGCCAATAGCAATGAATTTAAATTCACAGAAACTCATGAATGGGTAAGAGTTGAAGGAAATAAAGCTTACGTGGGCATCACAGATTTTGCCCAAGAACATCTGGGTGAAATCGTTTTTGTGGAATTACCCCAGGTGGGAGATGAATTAAGCAGCGGAGGCCCTTTGGGAGTTATTGAATCGGTTAAAGCAGCTTCAGATGTGTATGCGCCTGTATCCGGGAAAGTAGTGGAAATAAATGAAGACTTATTGTATGAACCGGGGAAAATCAATGAGCAAGCCTCGGAAAGCTGGCTTGTGGCCATTGAATTTAATGATTCTTCGGAATTGGATGGACTGTTGGATGATGCAGCTTATGAAAAACTCTGCCAAGAGGAGGACTAA